From a single Hymenobacter sp. YIM 151500-1 genomic region:
- a CDS encoding IS1 family transposase: MLELDEMWTFVGHKKRKTWLWLAVERSSRRIVAWVLGGRGRATARRLWRALPAEYRTGTWYFTDEWEAYQGVLPAGAHRPSPKGSGQTSIVEAINCSLRQKCAVLVRKSCSFSRCRTMHRIRIQLVIDEHNRQCHLKQTTSKTTL, from the coding sequence GTGCTGGAACTGGATGAAATGTGGACGTTTGTCGGCCACAAAAAGCGCAAAACATGGCTCTGGCTGGCCGTGGAGCGCTCCAGCCGCCGCATCGTGGCCTGGGTGTTGGGCGGCCGGGGCCGCGCGACGGCTCGGCGCCTGTGGCGCGCTTTGCCGGCCGAGTACCGTACGGGCACCTGGTACTTCACCGACGAGTGGGAAGCCTACCAGGGCGTATTGCCAGCCGGCGCCCACCGGCCCAGTCCCAAAGGCAGCGGCCAGACCAGTATCGTGGAAGCTATCAATTGTTCACTACGCCAAAAGTGCGCCGTGCTCGTGCGTAAATCCTGTTCCTTTAGCCGCTGCCGGACCATGCACCGCATCCGTATTCAACTCGTCATTGACGAACACAACCGGCAATGCCACCTGAAGCAAACGACCAGCAAAACCACGCTTTAG
- a CDS encoding TrlF family AAA-like ATPase, translating into MDKGAHFHNCDFQVHTPRDINWNGDRAITDDQRKAYSNEFIQACRDKKLDAVAITDHHDFAFFKYIKEASINEVDSDGNLIASDERITVFPGIELSLSVPPCQALLILDSDFPVDALHRILTKLSLTPSPEEEHRTANTERISGSIVMGLQHLYDMLDSMAEVKGRYIVLPNVSEGGNHTLLRSGHADYYKSMPCVGGYLDGSIEQLGIGRKDIIDGKNREYGNKPVGIFQTSDNRRRDFANLGLHTTWAKWAEPTAEAIRQACLAKESRLEQQTPELPSIFIAEIIITNSKFLGPVGIQFNKQYNALIGGRGTGKSTVLEYLRWGLCDQGVESMDEDDMVPFQVRRKSLVEKTLKKFDGEVIITLELNDILHVIKRSSKDHSIQLKIGNGVFNFVDESTIRTLLPIQAYSQKQLSSVGVRVEELRRIIESPVRKELHDISVKIEAISDQIKSTYNELSSKKRAELEKSRYGYEISSLTKQIEEIRGAISSSDGSAYSKLSELKSGMDADALLISKWESQFLIVQRLMDDLKYQLSIFPIAKTDNQMHGNEKIFEAYSILGNLSRVAQHKIDEMRSLFSIDNIGTYNTILAEWRATKQKIEGEYEELSSQVSGNVERIESLKKIENRTLEVKKMIDDTEKVLTKVSKAHQLYTELKAEWIKLHRDKISFLAEQCSIFSALSNGVIKADMAKSLDYHCIKERLKNYFAGMNIREAKVNDMAKAISDSTEPIDSWLEFMADLEKLADISSDDISDSPLPTTPLLSEIYGFGDNERTRIIKSTTRQTWLELALAELEFVPIIKYVTNARSDQSIDFSEASAGQQATALLNVLLNQDGYPLIIDQPEDDIDNRAIDQIIKMIWKSKKKRQLIFASHNANLVVNGDAELVVCFDYVNASDQSRGTIKVEGAIDNQFIKTEVTSVMEGGEKAFKLRKEKYGF; encoded by the coding sequence ATGGACAAAGGCGCACATTTTCATAACTGTGATTTTCAAGTACATACTCCTCGTGATATAAACTGGAATGGTGATAGGGCTATAACTGATGATCAGCGCAAAGCCTATTCTAATGAATTTATTCAGGCATGTAGAGATAAAAAACTAGATGCTGTTGCAATTACTGACCACCACGATTTCGCTTTCTTTAAGTATATCAAAGAAGCGTCTATTAATGAAGTCGATTCCGACGGAAACTTGATAGCTTCGGACGAAAGAATAACAGTATTCCCCGGAATTGAGCTAAGCTTATCCGTGCCTCCTTGTCAGGCATTACTTATACTTGATTCCGATTTCCCAGTAGATGCGCTTCATCGCATCTTGACTAAGCTTAGCTTGACGCCATCACCGGAGGAAGAACACAGAACAGCTAACACGGAGAGAATATCTGGTTCTATCGTAATGGGTTTGCAACATCTTTACGATATGCTTGATTCTATGGCAGAAGTAAAGGGAAGGTATATAGTTCTTCCTAATGTAAGTGAAGGAGGCAATCATACACTATTAAGAAGTGGACACGCCGATTACTACAAAAGTATGCCTTGTGTAGGTGGGTATTTAGATGGCTCAATTGAGCAATTAGGCATAGGAAGAAAAGATATTATAGATGGTAAGAATCGTGAATATGGCAATAAACCTGTTGGAATATTTCAAACGTCAGATAATAGAAGACGTGATTTCGCTAATTTAGGTTTACATACTACTTGGGCGAAATGGGCAGAACCTACTGCCGAAGCAATTAGACAAGCATGTTTAGCTAAAGAGTCAAGATTAGAGCAGCAAACTCCAGAACTACCGAGTATATTTATAGCTGAAATAATTATAACTAATTCCAAGTTTTTAGGTCCTGTTGGCATCCAATTTAATAAGCAATATAATGCTCTAATAGGAGGACGTGGCACAGGAAAATCCACCGTTTTGGAATATCTACGTTGGGGGTTATGTGATCAAGGAGTAGAATCTATGGATGAAGATGATATGGTTCCATTTCAGGTTAGAAGAAAAAGCTTAGTTGAAAAGACCCTTAAAAAATTCGATGGAGAGGTTATCATTACTCTAGAATTAAATGACATTCTGCACGTTATTAAACGTAGTTCTAAAGACCACTCTATACAGCTAAAAATAGGCAATGGCGTTTTTAATTTTGTGGATGAGTCTACCATTAGAACATTATTACCTATCCAAGCATATAGCCAAAAACAACTCAGTAGCGTTGGGGTTAGAGTAGAGGAGTTAAGAAGAATTATCGAATCACCAGTTCGAAAGGAATTACATGATATTAGCGTAAAAATTGAGGCTATTTCAGACCAGATTAAAAGCACGTATAACGAGCTTTCCAGTAAAAAGAGAGCAGAGTTAGAGAAGAGTAGATACGGATATGAAATAAGCTCCTTAACTAAGCAGATTGAAGAAATTCGCGGAGCAATATCATCTTCTGATGGTTCTGCTTACAGTAAGTTATCAGAGTTGAAATCAGGCATGGACGCTGATGCCCTCCTTATTTCCAAATGGGAAAGCCAGTTCTTAATAGTCCAGCGCTTGATGGATGATTTAAAATATCAATTATCAATATTCCCAATCGCCAAAACTGACAATCAGATGCATGGCAACGAGAAGATATTTGAAGCCTATAGTATACTTGGCAACTTAAGCCGTGTAGCCCAACATAAAATAGACGAAATGAGGTCATTATTTTCTATTGACAATATAGGCACCTATAACACTATTTTGGCCGAATGGAGAGCTACAAAACAGAAAATAGAAGGTGAGTATGAAGAGCTATCTTCTCAAGTTTCTGGAAATGTTGAGCGCATTGAGTCTTTAAAGAAAATAGAGAACCGCACTCTAGAAGTAAAGAAAATGATTGACGATACAGAAAAAGTGTTAACCAAGGTATCAAAAGCACACCAGCTGTATACTGAGTTAAAAGCTGAATGGATTAAGCTTCATCGAGATAAAATTAGCTTTTTAGCTGAGCAATGTAGTATATTTTCAGCCTTATCAAACGGAGTTATCAAAGCAGATATGGCCAAAAGTCTTGATTACCACTGCATAAAGGAAAGGCTTAAGAATTATTTTGCTGGAATGAATATTAGGGAAGCAAAGGTTAATGATATGGCTAAGGCCATATCTGATTCCACCGAGCCAATAGATTCTTGGCTAGAGTTTATGGCTGATCTTGAGAAGTTGGCAGATATATCTTCCGATGACATAAGCGATTCTCCATTACCTACAACTCCGCTTTTATCGGAAATATATGGATTTGGCGATAATGAAAGGACGCGAATCATAAAAAGTACCACAAGGCAGACATGGCTTGAATTGGCTTTAGCTGAACTAGAATTTGTTCCTATAATTAAGTATGTGACTAACGCTAGGTCTGACCAATCTATTGATTTTTCGGAAGCATCAGCAGGACAACAGGCCACAGCATTACTTAACGTACTTTTAAATCAGGATGGATACCCATTGATTATAGACCAGCCAGAAGATGACATTGATAATCGAGCAATTGATCAAATTATCAAAATGATATGGAAATCAAAAAAGAAAAGGCAATTGATATTCGCTAGCCATAATGCGAATCTCGTGGTTAATGGGGATGCTGAACTTGTTGTATGCTTCGATTACGTTAATGCGTCAGACCAATCTAGAGGTACAATCAAAGTCGAAGGAGCTATTGACAATCAGTTTATTAAGACAGAGGTTACTTCAGTTATGGAAGGAGGCGAGAAGGCATTTAAGCTTCGCAAAGAAAAATATGGCTTTTAG